In one window of Haloimpatiens sp. FM7315 DNA:
- a CDS encoding CTP synthase: MSTKYIFVTGGVVSSLGKGITAASLGRLLKNRGLKVSIQKFDPYLNVDPGTMSPYQHGEVFVTEDGAETDLDLGHYERFIDENLSKNSNVTTGKIYWSVISKERRGDYLGGTVQVIPHVTNEIKSRVYRVAKEREVDVVITEIGGTVGDIESLPFLEAIRQIKYEVGRENVCFIHVTLVPYLGKAGELKTKPTQHSVKELRGIGIQPDIIVCRSEKPLSEDMKEKIGLFCNIDGESVIQNLDADNLYEVPLLLHSEGLDDLVCKKLAMKCNPVKLDNWTNMVNNMKSLTKNTTIALVGKYVELHDAYISVVEALNHGGLANDSNVDIKWINAEELNENNAEELLKDVKGVLVPGGFGDRGVEGKIEAIRYARENKIPFLGICLGMQCAVIEFARNVAGFKGAHSSEINENTNYPVIDLMPEQKDVDEMGGTMRLGVYPCKLSENTNAFEAYKGEIIYERHRHRYEFNNEYKKILVEKGLEISGTSPDGRLVEIVEVKDHPWFVAVQFHPELKSRPNRPHPLFSEFINATLK; this comes from the coding sequence ATGAGTACTAAGTACATATTTGTTACTGGTGGTGTCGTGTCTTCACTAGGAAAGGGAATAACAGCAGCTTCACTTGGAAGATTACTAAAAAATAGAGGCTTAAAAGTATCAATTCAAAAATTTGACCCTTATTTAAATGTAGATCCAGGTACAATGAGTCCATATCAACACGGTGAAGTATTTGTTACAGAAGATGGTGCTGAAACAGACTTAGATTTAGGCCATTATGAGAGATTTATAGATGAGAACTTAAGCAAAAATAGTAATGTAACTACAGGAAAGATTTATTGGTCGGTAATATCTAAAGAAAGAAGAGGAGATTATTTAGGTGGTACTGTTCAAGTAATACCTCATGTAACTAATGAAATAAAAAGCAGAGTTTATAGAGTGGCAAAAGAAAGAGAAGTAGATGTTGTAATCACAGAAATAGGTGGAACTGTTGGAGATATAGAGTCTCTACCTTTTTTAGAAGCAATAAGACAAATCAAATATGAAGTTGGAAGAGAAAATGTTTGCTTTATTCATGTTACTTTAGTTCCTTATTTGGGAAAAGCGGGGGAATTAAAAACAAAACCTACACAGCATTCAGTTAAGGAATTAAGGGGCATAGGTATTCAACCAGATATTATAGTATGTCGTTCAGAAAAACCTCTTTCAGAGGATATGAAAGAAAAAATTGGATTGTTCTGCAATATTGATGGAGAATCAGTAATACAAAACTTAGATGCAGATAATTTATATGAAGTTCCTTTGTTACTTCATTCAGAAGGATTAGATGATTTGGTTTGCAAAAAATTAGCTATGAAATGCAACCCTGTTAAACTTGATAATTGGACTAATATGGTAAATAATATGAAAAGCCTTACTAAAAATACCACTATAGCTTTAGTTGGAAAATACGTAGAATTACATGATGCATATATATCAGTAGTGGAAGCTTTAAACCACGGTGGTCTTGCAAATGATTCTAATGTAGATATTAAATGGATAAATGCAGAAGAGCTAAATGAAAATAATGCAGAAGAACTTTTAAAAGATGTAAAAGGAGTTTTAGTTCCAGGCGGTTTTGGTGACAGAGGTGTGGAAGGTAAAATAGAAGCTATTAGATATGCAAGGGAAAATAAAATTCCTTTCCTTGGGATATGTCTTGGAATGCAGTGCGCTGTAATAGAATTTGCAAGAAATGTAGCTGGATTTAAAGGAGCACATAGTTCGGAAATAAATGAGAACACAAATTATCCTGTTATTGATTTAATGCCAGAGCAAAAAGATGTTGATGAAATGGGTGGAACTATGAGACTTGGGGTTTATCCATGTAAACTATCAGAAAATACTAATGCTTTTGAAGCTTATAAGGGTGAAATTATATATGAAAGACATAGACATAGATATGAGTTTAATAATGAATATAAAAAGATTCTGGTAGAAAAAGGATTAGAGATATCTGGAACAAGTCCAGATGGAAGATTGGTTGAAATTGTTGAGGTTAAAGATCATCCATGGTTTGTAGCAGTTCAATTCCATCCTGAATTGAAATCAAGACCAAATAGACCCCATCCTCTATTTTCAGAATTTATTAATGCAACACTTAAATAA